One Branchiostoma floridae strain S238N-H82 chromosome 1, Bfl_VNyyK, whole genome shotgun sequence genomic region harbors:
- the LOC118428953 gene encoding alpha-N-acetylneuraminide alpha-2,8-sialyltransferase-like, which produces MKVAVGRRPLVYCMLLLITVYLTGLNCIYNQTGLLRYGKSDDCSLSTEGDCVCDCGEPKGSESPLRATQRSVGFVQDLVTKPEKQPCRTDEVGDGPIHWRGDEKPVLVFEHDGKKENKTWSTSLQMVTESYNLVRVRQAFSRPWAPNKENLDRLRRHLKDCCDAQKGMILTKENGIMDYDYEFPKLIDSEVKLKLSEEFYDEFPQKTPIPEKMYGRCAVVGNGGILKGSGCGKDIDSHDFVFRINLPPLGKKPSYDRHVGVKANLTSTTTAMLRKYRPILQDPQMLDKFLNETSVYKGLLVVKRPFDYVVALQKGLEKNLSQLKIVYQNPVHYLDVSWYWSKQGLPGVISTGLYQVTNAIMLCEEVTLYGFWPFPITEIGSKVGFHYHSSPIFIGPAAGMESVYDMGKEFMMIRKLHTMGVVRVMLDRCEKSDEE; this is translated from the exons ATGAAAGTCGCTGTGGGTCGCCGGCCTCTGGTCTATTGTATGCTCCTGCTCATCACCGTGTACCTCACGGGCCTGAACTGCATCTATAACCAGACAGGGCTGTTGAGATACGGCAAATCCGACGATTGCTCTTTATCAACAGAGGGAGATTGCGTTTGCGACTGTGGTGAGCCAAAAGGTTCAGAATCACCTCTCAGGGCCACACAACGAAGTGTTGGCTTTGTCCAGGACCTTGTTACTAAACCCGAGAAGCAACCATGCCGAACAGATGAAGTGGGTGATGGACCAATTCACTGGCGAGGAGACGAGAAACCTGTCCTTGTGTTCGAGCATGACGGAAAGAAGGAGAACAAAACGTGGTCGACATCTCTGCAGATGGTGACTGAGTCGTACAACCTGGTGCGAGTCAGGCAGGCGTTCTCCCGTCCATGGGCACCAAATAAGGAAAACTTGGATAGATTAAG GAGACATTTAAAAGATTGTTGTGACGCGCAAAAGGGCATGATTCTAACCAAAGAGAACGGGATCATGGACTACGACTATGAATTCCCCAAGCTCATTGATAGCGAGGTGAAATTGAAGCTCAGCGAGGAGTTTTATGATGAGTTTCCACAG aaaacgCCGATACCGGAGAAAATGTATGGTCGTTGCGCTGTGGTGGGTAATGGTGGGATCCTGAAGGGAAGCGGATGTGGGAAGGACATTGACAGCCACGACTTTGTCTTCAG aataAATCTACCTCCGCTGGGGAAGAAACCATCCTATGACAGACATGTTGGAGTCAAAGCAAACCTGACCAGCACCACTACAGCCATGCTCCGGAA ATACAGACCGATACTGCAGGACCCACAGATGCTGGATAAATTCCTGAATGAAACTTCCGTCTACAAAGGGCTTCTGGTCGTCAAACGACCGTTCG ATTACGTGGTTGCCCTTCAAAAGGGATTAGAGAAAAACTTGTCGCAACTGAAGATCGTTTACCAGAATCCGGTTCACTACCTGGATGTCAGCTGGTACTGGAGTAAACAAGGCCTTCCGGGCGTCATAAGCACAG GCCTCTATCAGGTGACTAACGCCATCATGCTGTGTGAGGAGGTGACTCTGTACGGCTTCTGGCCTTTTCCTATCACCGAGATAGGATCGAAG GTTGGCTTTCACTACCACTCCTCTCCCATCTTCATCGGCCCTGCGGCCGGGATGGAGTCCGTGTACGACATGGGCAAGGAGTTCATGATGATCAGGAAGCTGCACACCATGGGCGTGGTCAGGGTCATGTTGGACAGGTGCGAGAAATCAGACGAGGAGTGA